The Candidatus Saccharibacteria bacterium oral taxon 955 DNA segment TGTAAACATCAATCACTCGGTCGAACGGCACCTCGTCATCACGCCACAACTTGTCAATGATAGCCTGCCGGCTCCAGACCATGCTTGGATTGTCTACCAGCAGCTTGAGCAGCTGCACTTCCTTGGGCTTGAGGTGTGCGTCAGTGTCATCATAAAAACCCTGATAAGCCGCGAAATCCACCGAGGCTAGACCGCGGCACCACAAGGTTTTTTTGACAGACTGCTGACGGCGGAGCAACGCCTTAATTCGCTTTTCTAAAATCACCAGCGAAAACGGCTTACTCATATAATCATCCGCCAGCTCGTCAAAACTCGCAATCTGCGTCGGCTCATCATGTAGCGCCGTCAACATCAGCACCGGCACGTCGCTGGTCTGGCGAATTTGGTGCAATACTTCAATGCCACTCATCGCCGGTAGCATGATGTCAAGGATAATCACATCCGCCTCAGTAAATTTCTTTAGCGCCTCCTCGCCGCTGATCGCCGTCACCACCGTAAAACCACGCTGGCGAAGGAACTGCTCAGTACCACTACGTAGAGCAGGCTCATCTTCGACAATCATAATAACGGGACGATCATCGGCATAGTTTGTCACGATTGGCTTTCTCCACAAAAATCTACGCAACCTTTATACACCAAACTTACGATGCTCCATTTTCATAGACCTTTTTCCAAACCTGACGATAGCAAAGCGCAAATATAAACATGACGATAGTGGCAGCAAGAACAATTGGTGAGGTAGCAAATGCTAGATCATTTGGCGCAAAGACTACCAGCATCAGGTTGGCTCCGGTGTGTAAAATTGTGGCTGGCACCATACGTTGCCAAAATGAACCATTGTAGGTGGTGACGATAGTGAGAGCCAAGAACATTGCAGTTAGCGAAAAAGTAAACGATGGAATAAACCCGAGCGACCAAAAACTAAAATGCAATAACCCAAAGATAAAACCACTTAATCCCGCCACCACCAGCCTATGGCCATATGCTTCTCCACAGTGCTGGACTAGACCGCGCCAACCAACCTCCTCGGTAAACGCGCCAAATATTTGTAACAGTAAAAACACGCCAATTGACGCCCCCGCGGTCGGAAGTTGCCAGTGTGGTTTGTAGCCGATAGCCACAAACAATAATCCGACAACACCGATAGTCAAACAGGCTGAAATAATACTCATAGCCCATCGCGCGGCACTAACCGTCTGCCACCGAGACGGTCGCCAGTGTCGAAGCGGTATAGTCGCCAAGTATGCTATAAAAGGAGCAAGTGTTACCAATGCATAGAGTTCAAAAGGTAAGCCAATCGCAATCTGCAAAGGCACAGTAACAGCAACCGCTATAGCCATAGCGACGAACCAAATAGCAAGTAGTAGAGTAGGCTGCTTAGATTTCTGCGACTTCGACCGTCGTATCATGACACTCTCCTATTAGCTTGATAAGTTATCTTGACTATTTATTATATCATTGCCCCATAGCTTTAATATATCATCAAAAACCTTATACTATTATTCATTAGTTCTGTTTCTGCGGATTCACTCAATCACGAAAAAAGCCCACCCCTAGAGAGTGAGCTGTTTTCGTGGTGACCTCACGGGGAATATAAAAATTGGTTCAAGCCTACTTTACCCCCCCATCAATTACACTAAATAGCAGATGGAAAACAAGTATTTAAAACGTTCACATATTTCAGAGGCTAAAACCAGGCAGATAGTGAGGTTGTTTTGCGAAGATATTACCGCCACTCAGATAGCCTCGCTAACCGGATTAAATCGCAATACTGTCAATCGAATTCTCACACATATTCGTATCGTTATTGCCAAGCACTGTAAAGCAACCTCACCGCTATCAGGTGAAGTCGAGATAGATGAAAGTTACTTTGGTCCGCGTCGCGTGCGTGGTATTCGTGGGCGCGGCGCCAGCAAGAAAATCATCGTTTTCGGTCTTTTAAAGCACGATGGCAAAGTCTACACCCAAATAGTCCCCAATGTTAGCCGAAAGACCTTAAAACAGATTGTACAGATGAAAGTAGAGCCGGATAGCACCATCTATAGTGATGGCTGGCGTAGCTACGACAGCCTGGTTGACTAGGGATACAAACACCACTACCGGGTTAGCCATGGAAATAATGAGTTTGTTTCAAAAGACAATCCTAAAAACCATATCAATGGCATCGAGAATTTCTGGGGTATCACTAAAGTTCGTCTAGCAAAGCTAAGAGGACTCAGAAAAGACCATTTCAACCTCCACCTCAAAGAGTGTGAGTTTAGGTATAATATGAGGCATGAAGAAATTAAAACTCACTAAGACTATTTAAATCCACAAGAAAACCCTCGCTCGTTTGAGCAAGGGTTTATGATTGTAGAAGTAGATTTTAATTTTAGCTAATAAGTGAATAACAAACAGATTCTAATCTCAATATTCTTCTAAAGATACTCTACTGCAACTCGATGTATTGGGCCGTACATCTTTCCGTAATCGCTCCAAGAGAAATCACCCTCCTCGCCTATATACCATAAACAAGCGGGCAAACTCTCAAACGAATCAGCCAATTGTAAGGTCTCGTCTTTGCTGAGAGTAATGATCTGTTTAACATCATCTCCTGGTCGATATTTCTGATCTTTGAGCTTGGCGCCATACAGATAGGTTTCATTTTTATACTCTTTTCCATCCCTATCTACTGCATTGGTTATAAATTTTGCAATTGGCTCTAAATCCTCAACAGATAGTTCAACCCCTAACTCTTCAGATAGCTCGCGAATAGCGGCAGCTTCAGGCCGTTCACCTTTATCCAATCCTCCACCCAGCAGCCTTGTGATAGTTGGCGGAAAGAATCCTGGTTTTGCCCCGCTTAGGAGCTTGTCATCCTTATCTTTTACAGCGATTAACACACATCGGTCACGGTGTAGATTACCGAAAGCCTGATCTACTTCTATATTTAGTTCAATTACTTTCATTTTTTACCTTTTTTTATTTATTGTTTCCATTATTATTTAACCATAAAATTGCTCAACTGCGAATTATTGGTTCCAGATATGGAAGCCTTATTCTAAGAATATTTAATCCTTTTAGTTTTCTAAAACTATCTAACCACTTAGCTAGGTTATCTATATCTTCTAAACAAAGATCAACTGTGACATTACTATAGCCAGCTATTGCTAAGTCAACACTATCAGCCGCCACTTGCCCACCAGTACACCATGACATTTGATTGTCTAAAATAATGATACCAAGATTCACTTTCCTGCGTCTAGCTTCCTCTAGAATACCCCTGCCCTCGTGAAGAAATGACGTATCGCCAACAATGGCATAGCTTTTTGCCTAATACTTCCGATACGCCAATAGCAGTCGATACGGCGACACCAAGAGCTAAAGCAACTTTAGCAGTATCTGTTGTCTCAACCGTAGATTGATTTATTTCGCTAACTACGATTGAATCTTTCAGGTACTTATTTAAAAGCTTAAATAGCTCAACGTATTTATTCCATCTAGTAAATTTAACTGCTACACCTCTATTTGGCTGGGGTTCAAATCTAACTTTCAATTCCTCCTCTCCCAAAATTCTTAGAAGTACTTTCTTGAAGAAGTCGCCATCCTCTCGCACCGTTATTTCGTCGTGCTCTTTAATGAATTTTAAAATAGCGTCCCTAGGTAGCGGTAATGTAAATACTTTCATAACATCACAGTCAACGTCAATAGGACTCTGGCTGGTGGTACCAAAGGAAATTAATGCCTTTTTGCTTCCCGCCTCTTTAATTTCGTAAAGACCAGCTGTATACTCTCTAATCGCCCCATTCTTTAAACGTAGCCGTTTCTCTTGTTTCTTAAAATAATACG contains these protein-coding regions:
- a CDS encoding response regulator; the protein is MIVEDEPALRSGTEQFLRQRGFTVVTAISGEEALKKFTEADVIILDIMLPAMSGIEVLHQIRQTSDVPVLMLTALHDEPTQIASFDELADDYMSKPFSLVILEKRIKALLRRQQSVKKTLWCRGLASVDFAAYQGFYDDTDAHLKPKEVQLLKLLVDNPSMVWSRQAIIDKLWRDDEVPFDRVIDVYIKNLRKKLHLDCIITVKGVGYRYEAA
- a CDS encoding CPBP family intramembrane metalloprotease, producing MIRRSKSQKSKQPTLLLAIWFVAMAIAVAVTVPLQIAIGLPFELYALVTLAPFIAYLATIPLRHWRPSRWQTVSAARWAMSIISACLTIGVVGLLFVAIGYKPHWQLPTAGASIGVFLLLQIFGAFTEEVGWRGLVQHCGEAYGHRLVVAGLSGFIFGLLHFSFWSLGFIPSFTFSLTAMFLALTIVTTYNGSFWQRMVPATILHTGANLMLVVFAPNDLAFATSPIVLAATIVMFIFALCYRQVWKKVYENGAS
- a CDS encoding NUDIX domain-containing protein encodes the protein MKVIELNIEVDQAFGNLHRDRCVLIAVKDKDDKLLSGAKPGFFPPTITRLLGGGLDKGERPEAAAIRELSEELGVELSVEDLEPIAKFITNAVDRDGKEYKNETYLYGAKLKDQKYRPGDDVKQIITLSKDETLQLADSFESLPACLWYIGEEGDFSWSDYGKMYGPIHRVAVEYL